A single region of the Brachypodium distachyon strain Bd21 chromosome 3, Brachypodium_distachyon_v3.0, whole genome shotgun sequence genome encodes:
- the LOC104583558 gene encoding uncharacterized protein LOC104583558 isoform X1, with protein sequence MTPATATAAAIDSALSPHAAPFTLPYRSACAPPGLLQDGDVSSSTDGSFVVCAEEKKARDPQSASCLLTKSSGTVYPPSTYGMQAGQLSSWPGLCVDAYGSSTSVRITSSYEQQSSLISGNRSKCSTVKIERPPNKTSDTNNASCGPRSKLVIAENPKSKDTGKEISFTRTLQVKNPVDGKDNSQGTIICSKVENPVFNGKPLCIPTTSANPCSFVADDVKPDPSDCSVDSPCWKGASASRQSPFDVRQTPAPQSANQELEAVSAGQKQSSSTFQHYEAPVELQISASSKTKHDHSQSYPEVSVSMKSRGISIEQTKDSHGKERECADQCAAKSETKQKHLLVLRDNHVKRSSLNSAAPDFVPSSIGKPKIGKGPCSSTGRSISGVLKAIENLTEVFQSSYSEDGIELEEHDYIILESVISNLQNCLHKKRKGPIDAASDKAGLKAPHPQTTVLKSDAGKYNGSYVADDGKGLIIDRFTGSSHMINDFGRSSLTRGQPSLNNVPKKISAEEEHPQVLVYKNLWIEAERANCELKYQLKHTCIKIDLESSMAPASAPRKNYFQVSDLSTDPVNLYGASLAHPPMLSFHKQQPAGETSGSSSSQNLIYPGDCILSGGNSALSCSPSTKRYSTLQKNLQRGHVLTGQEETITHHNAHSGLQPAPNRARQELNGSTLDGASSRSYIGRRDDIFLGNSEYGSSDWEHVLTEEIGWS encoded by the exons ATGacccccgccaccgccaccgccgccgccattgacTCCGCCCTGTCCCCGCACGCCGCTCCCTTCACCCTCCCCTACCGCTCGGCCTGCGCCCCTCCCGGTCTCCTCCAGGATG GTGATGTTTCTAGTTCGACGGATGGTAGCTTCGTGGTGTGTGCggaagagaagaaagcaaGGGATCCCCAATCAGCATCATGCCTTTTGACAAAATCAAGTGGCACTGTTTATCCACCCTCTACATATGGAATGCAGGCTGGACAGCTGAGTTCATGGCCAGGACTCTGTGTGGATGCCTATGGCTCCTCAACATCGGTCAGGATAACATCCAGTTATGAGCAGCAAAGTTCCTTGATATCAGGAAACAGGAGCAAATGTTCAACAGTGAAGATTGAAAGGCCACCAAATAAAACATCAGACACTAACAATGCCAGCTGTGGTCCTAGGAGCAAGTTGGTTATAGCAGAAAACCCTAAATCCAAAGACACTGGGAAAGAAATATCATTTACCAGAACTTTACAAGTCAAAAATCCTGTCGATGGCAAGGACAATTCACAAGGTACCATTATCTGCTCCAAGGTGGAAAATCCCGTGTTCAATGGGAAGCCTCTTTGTATTCCAACTACATCTGCTAATCCATGCAGCTTTGTGGCTGATGACGTGAAGCCAGATCCATCGGACTGTTCTGTGGATTCACCATGTTGGAAAGGAGCTTCAGCTTCTCGTCAGTCTCCGTTTGATGTTCGTCAAACACCTGCTCCCCAGTCAGCTAATCAAGAATTAGAAGCCGTTAGTGCTGGACAGAAACAAAGCTCTAGCACTTTTCAACATTATGAAGCTCCAGTGGAGCTTCAAATATCAGCCAGTAGTAAAACTAAGCATGACCACTCCCAATCCTATCCTGAAGTGTCTGTGTCAATGAAATCCAGAGGTATAAGTATAGAGCAGACAAAAGATTCCCATGGGAAGGAGCGTGAGTGTGCAGACCAATGTGCAGCAAAATCCGAAACCAAGCAGAAGCACCTGTTGGTACTGCGAGATAATCACGTGAAGCGATCTAGTCTAAACTCCGCCGCTCCGGATTTTGTACCTTCATCAATTGGGAAACCAAAAATTGGCAAAG GACCCTGTTCTTCAACAGGAAGGAGTATATCGGGAGTTCTCAAAGCGATTGAAAATCTGACCGAGGTGTTCCAGAGTAGTTACTCTGAGGATGGAATTGAGCTGGAAGAGCATGACTACATCATCCTCGAATCAGTAATTAGTAATCTTCAGAATTGCcttcataaaaaaagaaag GGTCCTATTGACGCTGCTTCTGACAAGGCAGGGCTGAAGGCTCCACACCCTCAGACTACAGTTTTAAAATCTGATGCAGGGAAATACAATGGTAGTTATGTCGCAGATGATGGAAAGGGCCTAATTATTGATCGGTTTACTGGTTCTAGTCATATGATCAATGATTTTGGAAGAAGCAGCTTGACACGGGGCCAG CCTTCACTCAACAATGTTCCAAAGAAGATATCCGCCGAGGAAGAACATCCACAGGTTCTTGTCTATAAGAATCTCTGGATTGAAGCGGAGCGTGCAAATTGTGAGTTGAAGTACCAACTGAAGCACACTTGTATAAAAATAGACCTAGAGTCCAGCATGGCTCCTGCTAGTGCTCCAAGAAAGAACTATTTCCAAGTATCTGATCTGAGTACTGATCCAGTTAATCTATATGGAGCTTCCTTAGCTCACCCGCCGATGCTGAGCTTTCACAAGCAGCAGCCTGCTGGAGAGACATCAGGATCAAGCAGCAGTCAAAATCTCATTTACCCTGGCGACTGCATTCTGTCAGGAGGCAACAGTGCTCTTAGCTGTTCTCCAAGCACCAAACGCTACTCTACTCTGCAGAAGAATCTGCAGCGTGGTCATGTTCTGACAGGCCAGGAAGAAACCATCACACATCATAATGCACATTCCGGGCTGCAACCAGCGCCAAATAGAGCTCGCCAGGAGTTGAACGGAAGCACTTTGGATGGCGCGTCCTCCCGCTCATACATCGGCCGAAGAGATGACATTTTTCTTGGCAATTCTGAGTACGGCTCATCGGACTGGGAGCACGTGCTAACAGAAGAAATCGGCTGGAGCTGA
- the LOC112271427 gene encoding uncharacterized protein LOC112271427: protein MGLYLAKMPMQVRPTLYQQASAIHEAQAHTPKLCPLRDRNQNVTQTQYSGCDVLEATPTAGISYTWRSILKGIHTLKLGLIWRVGVGRTIKIWEDPWIPRDSTRKPITPRGNSNYPSLVSDLIAPLCGVWDEHLIRHVFWEEDADLILKIPIHLAFSDVVAWHPDPKWLFSVKSAYHLTAANEEKESTNGGGGSASELGGQILWNKLWNSCVPNKTKHFLWRLAHNTIAVRMNLRYKGMDIDSNCLFCSCKFEDTGHLLFKCKQVRQLWRGLGMEEERLVFSTKTNAHDVFEILLNMNYGKLALVAFLLWNRWLQRNKVRDGESLRPVEDLIFSVRNQTSSFLETSEKTNSRSSRLLTMWQKPKMGWIKINSDGSFIAESNSGG, encoded by the exons ATACACCGAAGCTTTGTCCGCTTCGTGACCGCAATCAGAATGTGACACAAACACAATATTCCGG ATGCGATGTTTTGGAGGCGACACCAACCGCGGGCATTTCATATACTTGGAGAAGCATTTTGAAAGGGATTCATACTCTGAAATTGGGCCTGATTTGGCGCGTGGGAGTTGGTCGAACTATAAAAATCTGGGAGGACCCATGGATTCCGAGAGACAGCACTAGGAAACCAATTACGCCGAGAGGTAATTCTAATTATCCGTCCTTGGTGTCTGATCTGATTGCCCCGCTGTGTGGAGTTTGGGATGAACATCTCATCAGGCATGTTTTTTGGGAGGAGGATGCTGACTTGATTCTTAAAATTCCAATCCACCTTGCCTTCAGTGATGTAGTGGCATGGCATCCTGATCCAAAATGGCTCTTTTCTGTAAAATCCGCTTACCACTTAACTGCTGCCAACGAAGAAAAAGAGAGTACTAACGGGGGCGGCGGCTCTGCTAGCGAGCTGGGGGGTCAAATTTTGTGGAATAAGCTCTGGAATTCTTGCGTCCCTAACAAGACCAAACATTTTCTCTGGAGGCTGGCCCATAACACGATTGCAGTGAGAATGAACCTGAGATATAAAGGCATGGACATCGATTCTAATTGTTTGTTCTGTAGTTGCAAGTTTGAAGACACAGGCCATCTGCTGTTCAAGTGTAAGCAAGTGAGACAGTTGTGGAGAGGTCTTGGTATGGAGGAAGAGAGGCTTGTGTTCAGTACGAAAACCAATGCCCATGATGTTTTTGAGATCCTTCTGAATATGAATTATGGTAAGCTTGCCCTGGTTGCCTTCCTGTTGTGGAACCGGTGGCTGCAAAGAAATAAAGTGCGGGATGGCGAGTCCTTGCGCCCTGTCGAAGACCTTATTTTCTCTGTCAGAAATCAAACCAGCTCCTTTTTGGAAACTTCTGAGAAAACCaacagcagaagcagcagacTCTTAACAATGTGGCAGAAACCTAAGATGGGGTGGATTAAAATTAACTCTGATGGATCCTTTATTGCGGAATCTAACAGTGGAGGCTAG
- the LOC112271428 gene encoding putative B3 domain-containing protein Os08g0157700, translating into MIMEEATAQERSHEEEEEDDLVDVHYQQGEAVGEGELEHLFDKVVTPSDVGKLNRLVVPKQHAERHFPPMAAAGMTELCFEDAAAGAAGRTAAWRFRYSYWGSSQSYVITRGWSRFVREKRLSAGDTISFTRSGGRYFIGYRHRQPCRRHDIVFGSDADAGPAQPRLFGRGTSTMICHGEAVAESPPPRSFRLFGVNVECGTGAGEDDEEGGQGLG; encoded by the coding sequence ATGATCATGGAAGAAGCCACTGCTCAAGAAAGAAgccatgaagaagaagaagaagacgacctTGTTGATGTCCATTACCAGCAAGGAGAAGCTGTAGGTGAAGGAGAGCTGGAGCACTTGTTCGACAAGGTGGTGACCCCCAGCGACGTCGGCAAGCTCAACCGCCTCGTCGTGCCCAAGCAGCACGCCGAGCGCCACTTCCCgccaatggcggcggcggggatgaCGGAACTGTGCTtcgaggacgccgccgccggcgctgccgggaggacggcggcgtggcggtTCCGGTACTCCTACTGGGGGAGCAGCCAGAGCTACGTCATCACCAGAGGGTGGAGCCGCTTCGTCAGGGAGAAGCGGCTCTCAGCCGGCGACACCATCTCCTTCACCCGCTCCGGCGGACGCTACTTCATCGGCTACCGCCACCGCCAGCCATGCCGCCGCCACGACATCGTCTTCGGCTCCGACGCCGATGCCGGGCCAGCACAGCCACGGCTGTTCGGCCGTGGGACGTCGACGATGATCTGTCACGGCGAGGCCGTCGCAGAGtcaccgccgccgaggagcTTCAGGCTCTTTGGGGTGAATGTAGAGTGtggcaccggcgccggggaagacgacgaggaagGAGGACAGGGGTTGGGATGA
- the LOC104583558 gene encoding uncharacterized protein LOC104583558 isoform X2 has translation MTPATATAAAIDSALSPHAAPFTLPYRSACAPPGLLQDGDVSSSTDGSFVVCAEEKKARDPQSASCLLTKSSGTVYPPSTYGMQAGQLSSWPGLCVDAYGSSTSVRITSSYEQQSSLISGNRSKCSTVKIERPPNKTSDTNNASCGPRSKLVIAENPKSKDTGKEISFTRTLQVKNPVDGKDNSQGTIICSKVENPVFNGKPLCIPTTSANPCSFVADDVKPDPSDCSVDSPCWKGASASRQSPFDVRQTPAPQSANQELEAVSAGQKQSSSTFQHYEAPVELQISASSKTKHDHSQSYPEVSVSMKSRGISIEQTKDSHGKERECADQCAAKSETKQKHLLVLRDNHVKRSSLNSAAPDFVPSSIGKPKIGKGRSISGVLKAIENLTEVFQSSYSEDGIELEEHDYIILESVISNLQNCLHKKRKGPIDAASDKAGLKAPHPQTTVLKSDAGKYNGSYVADDGKGLIIDRFTGSSHMINDFGRSSLTRGQPSLNNVPKKISAEEEHPQVLVYKNLWIEAERANCELKYQLKHTCIKIDLESSMAPASAPRKNYFQVSDLSTDPVNLYGASLAHPPMLSFHKQQPAGETSGSSSSQNLIYPGDCILSGGNSALSCSPSTKRYSTLQKNLQRGHVLTGQEETITHHNAHSGLQPAPNRARQELNGSTLDGASSRSYIGRRDDIFLGNSEYGSSDWEHVLTEEIGWS, from the exons ATGacccccgccaccgccaccgccgccgccattgacTCCGCCCTGTCCCCGCACGCCGCTCCCTTCACCCTCCCCTACCGCTCGGCCTGCGCCCCTCCCGGTCTCCTCCAGGATG GTGATGTTTCTAGTTCGACGGATGGTAGCTTCGTGGTGTGTGCggaagagaagaaagcaaGGGATCCCCAATCAGCATCATGCCTTTTGACAAAATCAAGTGGCACTGTTTATCCACCCTCTACATATGGAATGCAGGCTGGACAGCTGAGTTCATGGCCAGGACTCTGTGTGGATGCCTATGGCTCCTCAACATCGGTCAGGATAACATCCAGTTATGAGCAGCAAAGTTCCTTGATATCAGGAAACAGGAGCAAATGTTCAACAGTGAAGATTGAAAGGCCACCAAATAAAACATCAGACACTAACAATGCCAGCTGTGGTCCTAGGAGCAAGTTGGTTATAGCAGAAAACCCTAAATCCAAAGACACTGGGAAAGAAATATCATTTACCAGAACTTTACAAGTCAAAAATCCTGTCGATGGCAAGGACAATTCACAAGGTACCATTATCTGCTCCAAGGTGGAAAATCCCGTGTTCAATGGGAAGCCTCTTTGTATTCCAACTACATCTGCTAATCCATGCAGCTTTGTGGCTGATGACGTGAAGCCAGATCCATCGGACTGTTCTGTGGATTCACCATGTTGGAAAGGAGCTTCAGCTTCTCGTCAGTCTCCGTTTGATGTTCGTCAAACACCTGCTCCCCAGTCAGCTAATCAAGAATTAGAAGCCGTTAGTGCTGGACAGAAACAAAGCTCTAGCACTTTTCAACATTATGAAGCTCCAGTGGAGCTTCAAATATCAGCCAGTAGTAAAACTAAGCATGACCACTCCCAATCCTATCCTGAAGTGTCTGTGTCAATGAAATCCAGAGGTATAAGTATAGAGCAGACAAAAGATTCCCATGGGAAGGAGCGTGAGTGTGCAGACCAATGTGCAGCAAAATCCGAAACCAAGCAGAAGCACCTGTTGGTACTGCGAGATAATCACGTGAAGCGATCTAGTCTAAACTCCGCCGCTCCGGATTTTGTACCTTCATCAATTGGGAAACCAAAAATTGGCAAAG GAAGGAGTATATCGGGAGTTCTCAAAGCGATTGAAAATCTGACCGAGGTGTTCCAGAGTAGTTACTCTGAGGATGGAATTGAGCTGGAAGAGCATGACTACATCATCCTCGAATCAGTAATTAGTAATCTTCAGAATTGCcttcataaaaaaagaaag GGTCCTATTGACGCTGCTTCTGACAAGGCAGGGCTGAAGGCTCCACACCCTCAGACTACAGTTTTAAAATCTGATGCAGGGAAATACAATGGTAGTTATGTCGCAGATGATGGAAAGGGCCTAATTATTGATCGGTTTACTGGTTCTAGTCATATGATCAATGATTTTGGAAGAAGCAGCTTGACACGGGGCCAG CCTTCACTCAACAATGTTCCAAAGAAGATATCCGCCGAGGAAGAACATCCACAGGTTCTTGTCTATAAGAATCTCTGGATTGAAGCGGAGCGTGCAAATTGTGAGTTGAAGTACCAACTGAAGCACACTTGTATAAAAATAGACCTAGAGTCCAGCATGGCTCCTGCTAGTGCTCCAAGAAAGAACTATTTCCAAGTATCTGATCTGAGTACTGATCCAGTTAATCTATATGGAGCTTCCTTAGCTCACCCGCCGATGCTGAGCTTTCACAAGCAGCAGCCTGCTGGAGAGACATCAGGATCAAGCAGCAGTCAAAATCTCATTTACCCTGGCGACTGCATTCTGTCAGGAGGCAACAGTGCTCTTAGCTGTTCTCCAAGCACCAAACGCTACTCTACTCTGCAGAAGAATCTGCAGCGTGGTCATGTTCTGACAGGCCAGGAAGAAACCATCACACATCATAATGCACATTCCGGGCTGCAACCAGCGCCAAATAGAGCTCGCCAGGAGTTGAACGGAAGCACTTTGGATGGCGCGTCCTCCCGCTCATACATCGGCCGAAGAGATGACATTTTTCTTGGCAATTCTGAGTACGGCTCATCGGACTGGGAGCACGTGCTAACAGAAGAAATCGGCTGGAGCTGA